One window of Hujiaoplasma nucleasis genomic DNA carries:
- a CDS encoding transcription antitermination factor NusB — MNRKEFREEMMKIIYAYIMNPEQDFSAYDENILNTFKDFLVFVEDIDHMIEKHLVNWSLQRLNYVDLAIIRYAVYELVYLEQAKEIVMNEALELTKKYSNLDDDLARKFNNRLLQNIVDGLSDQDA; from the coding sequence ATGAATAGAAAAGAATTTAGAGAAGAAATGATGAAAATAATCTATGCTTATATCATGAATCCTGAACAAGATTTTTCAGCTTATGATGAAAACATATTAAATACATTCAAAGACTTTTTGGTTTTTGTTGAAGATATCGATCACATGATTGAAAAGCATTTGGTGAACTGGTCACTTCAACGTTTGAATTACGTTGATTTAGCCATTATTCGTTATGCAGTCTATGAACTTGTATACTTGGAACAAGCCAAAGAGATTGTGATGAATGAAGCCTTAGAACTTACAAAAAAATATTCAAACCTAGATGATGATTTGGCAAGAAAGTTTAACAACCGCTTATTACAAAACATTGTGGATGGCTTGAGTGATCAAGATGCCTAA
- the xseA gene encoding exodeoxyribonuclease VII large subunit — protein sequence MPKYLTVTALNRYLKFKFDSDTELQSILLKAEISNFKRHSRGHLYLTLKDENSQVAAVMFSSHTKTLNFQPKDGDKIIISGYVSIYEPYGNYQVYITKMEVDGIGDLYLAYEKLKTTLQAEGLFREEYKKELPVLPKKVGVITSKTGAAVRDIINVIGQRFPLTKIIVYPASVQGVFAKDEIVKQIQKANNDPMVDVIILGRGGGSIEDLWPFNEEIVARAIFESKIPIISAVGHETDFTIADFVADKRASTPSHAAEMVVPHHQELMEKIHQYQTRMNQALFNTYQSLKSKYIHLVNQNIFKQPLRIIQNQDLTFGHLYDSLIKNNPKKQIEKNQEKVKQYYQNMQSSFKHQVEINQHLFKRLIESLDHVNPLSIMSKGYAVVNQNHQIKKSIKEIDNNHDLSVLMHDGELLCKVLEVKGKDHE from the coding sequence ATGCCTAAATATTTAACTGTTACGGCCTTAAACAGGTATTTAAAATTTAAATTTGATTCTGATACAGAATTACAATCTATCCTCTTAAAAGCTGAAATTTCTAATTTTAAACGACATTCTAGAGGACATTTATACTTAACTTTAAAGGATGAAAACTCACAAGTTGCTGCGGTCATGTTTTCATCACATACGAAAACATTGAATTTTCAACCCAAAGATGGAGATAAAATCATTATTTCTGGTTATGTTTCTATTTATGAACCCTACGGAAATTATCAGGTTTATATAACAAAAATGGAAGTGGATGGTATTGGGGATTTATACCTTGCTTATGAAAAACTAAAAACCACTTTACAAGCTGAAGGATTATTTAGAGAAGAATATAAAAAAGAATTACCGGTTTTACCAAAAAAAGTAGGCGTCATCACTTCAAAAACTGGAGCTGCAGTTAGAGATATTATTAATGTTATTGGTCAAAGATTTCCTTTAACTAAAATCATCGTATATCCAGCTTCTGTTCAAGGTGTCTTTGCTAAAGATGAAATCGTTAAACAAATCCAAAAAGCCAACAATGACCCAATGGTTGACGTAATCATTTTGGGTCGAGGCGGAGGTTCTATTGAAGATTTGTGGCCATTTAATGAAGAAATCGTGGCTAGGGCTATTTTCGAATCAAAAATACCGATTATTTCAGCCGTAGGTCATGAAACTGATTTTACAATTGCTGACTTTGTGGCTGATAAAAGAGCTTCTACCCCTTCACACGCTGCTGAAATGGTTGTGCCTCATCACCAAGAACTTATGGAAAAAATTCATCAATATCAAACAAGAATGAATCAAGCTTTGTTTAACACATACCAAAGTTTAAAATCAAAATATATTCATCTTGTTAATCAAAACATCTTTAAACAACCCTTAAGAATCATTCAAAATCAAGATTTAACTTTTGGACATCTATATGATTCTTTAATCAAAAATAACCCAAAAAAGCAAATAGAGAAAAACCAAGAAAAAGTAAAGCAATATTATCAAAACATGCAATCATCTTTTAAACATCAAGTAGAGATTAATCAACACTTATTTAAAAGACTTATAGAATCTTTAGACCATGTTAATCCTTTATCAATTATGTCTAAAGGCTATGCGGTCGTAAATCAAAATCATCAAATAAAAAAATCAATAAAAGAGATTGATAATAATCATGATTTATCAGTTCTCATGCACGATGGAGAATTGTTATGTAAAGTGTTAGAGGTGAAAGGAAAAGACCATGAGTAA
- the recN gene encoding DNA repair protein RecN, translating to MLKKLKIKDFAIIDDIELDFYEGMTVLTGETGAGKSILIDAISLLLGERADKTMVRNKAEEASVLGIFEVKHPELKNLLSHYDIEYNDDISIHRIISRDNQNIIKINDQRVSLKVVSDISSYIADIHSQFDTTSLIHPENYIQLIDHFRKDKVNEYLNSYRQQQNAYLKTYDDYYQLKNKKVETMKQLDLFEFQLKELSKLSLEADELETLYEKVKVLNNIDKINYNLAQSQAILNDQGLIDNLYIVKNNIEELEDTSKDFKEISERLNNLYYELKDIADEIEDKQDSLDYDPSELETMNQRINDLEKIQKKYDKSISELIEYQASLLDIINTIENFDDIILEKENILEKEYLLLIEQAKQLSMLRQTIAKKITQEIIDTLKELEIEYADFMIEFQDIEFKDKFNKSQFKSDGIDQVDFLISTNKGEPLKALSKTASGGEMSRVMLTFKTIFAKSQKIPTIIFDEIDTGISGYIAKKIGRKISETSRFSQVISITHIPQVVAEGIHHLSIRKKVENNQTKVQVKYLTYDERVEEIAQMMSAEAVTDSARNIAKELLART from the coding sequence ATGTTAAAAAAACTAAAGATAAAAGATTTTGCTATTATAGATGATATTGAACTTGATTTTTATGAAGGTATGACAGTATTAACAGGTGAAACTGGAGCTGGGAAAAGTATTTTAATTGATGCTATTTCTTTATTGCTTGGTGAACGTGCTGATAAAACCATGGTAAGAAACAAAGCTGAAGAAGCCTCAGTTTTGGGTATTTTTGAAGTCAAACATCCAGAATTGAAAAATTTATTGAGTCATTATGATATTGAATATAATGATGATATTTCTATTCACAGGATAATCTCGAGAGATAATCAAAATATCATTAAAATTAATGATCAAAGGGTCTCTTTAAAAGTTGTATCTGATATATCATCTTATATAGCTGATATCCATTCACAATTTGATACCACTTCCTTGATTCACCCCGAAAATTATATCCAATTAATAGATCATTTTAGAAAAGATAAGGTAAATGAATATCTAAATTCCTATAGGCAACAACAAAACGCATATTTAAAAACCTATGATGATTACTATCAATTGAAAAACAAAAAAGTTGAAACCATGAAACAATTAGATTTATTTGAATTTCAACTTAAAGAATTATCAAAATTATCCTTAGAAGCAGATGAACTAGAAACATTATATGAAAAAGTAAAGGTTTTAAATAACATTGACAAGATAAACTATAATTTAGCTCAAAGTCAGGCAATTTTAAATGATCAAGGTTTGATAGATAACTTATATATCGTTAAAAATAATATAGAAGAACTTGAAGATACTTCTAAAGACTTTAAAGAAATATCAGAAAGGTTGAATAATCTTTATTATGAGTTAAAAGATATAGCAGATGAGATTGAAGATAAGCAAGATTCCTTGGATTATGATCCAAGCGAATTAGAAACCATGAACCAACGTATCAATGATTTAGAAAAAATTCAAAAAAAATATGATAAATCAATCAGTGAATTGATTGAATATCAAGCCTCACTACTTGATATTATCAATACCATTGAAAACTTTGATGATATAATTCTTGAAAAAGAAAATATACTTGAAAAAGAATATTTGCTTTTAATTGAACAAGCCAAACAATTGTCTATGTTAAGACAAACCATAGCTAAAAAAATCACACAAGAAATTATTGATACATTAAAAGAACTTGAAATTGAGTATGCGGATTTTATGATCGAGTTTCAAGATATTGAATTTAAAGATAAATTTAATAAAAGTCAATTTAAATCAGATGGTATCGATCAAGTTGATTTCCTAATTTCAACAAACAAAGGTGAACCTTTAAAAGCTTTATCTAAAACTGCCAGTGGTGGTGAGATGAGCAGAGTAATGCTAACCTTTAAAACAATTTTCGCTAAAAGCCAAAAAATACCTACCATTATTTTTGATGAAATTGACACAGGTATTTCTGGTTATATCGCAAAGAAAATTGGTAGAAAAATATCAGAAACATCAAGATTTTCTCAAGTTATTTCTATTACCCATATACCTCAGGTAGTTGCAGAAGGCATTCATCATTTATCCATAAGAAAGAAAGTTGAAAACAATCAAACCAAGGTACAGGTTAAGTATTTAACTTATGATGAACGTGTAGAAGAAATAGCACAGATGATGTCAGCTGAAGCAGTGACTGATTCAGCGAGGAACATTGCAAAAGAACTACTAGCAAGAACTTAA
- the dxs gene encoding 1-deoxy-D-xylulose-5-phosphate synthase, with the protein MNLLDIKDPQFLKDLSVKELNELSSDIRSFLIDEISKTGGHLASNLGVVELTIAIHKVFNSPIDRIVFDVGHQSYVHKILTGRAKDFSSLRQFNGLSGYQKVDESVHDHWEAGHSSTAISAISGFEVLRSEKNENYKNIAVVGDGSLNSGLSFEALNFLGHSKLKPIIILNDNDQSISKNVGRLNKILNKMRSSKFYAMAKKSRRRLPKFIYNLKVRTANMIRGFANNITIFDELGFSYYGPIDGHDMKTLLKFLEIAKNKNKPVVLHVVTTKGKGYKPAEEDQSGLWHGVGPFNKDTGLPIQKKEDNQASWSNIVSDYMMHYAKKHDDFKIIVPAMILGSGLSDFEETYPDKLIDVGICESFSVCFSAALSKDLQVFLPIYSSFLQRAYDQVVHDLTRQNLKIVMGIDRAGVVGGDGDTHQGIYDIAFLKHIPNIEIVQPSNAVEAWQLFDYAFHHAKHSIAIRYSRNSTKIYMNENYEPILKPLWKTYLNDGQYNLIAYGDNFVRMQKYIEENQLKINLYNALFIKPMDLDTLNLIIKSQLPTFVLEDVTKISGLGSSILEYLSDTDQSLKVKILALPDVFIEHGSQKEIYKKYQLDEESIIQTILQS; encoded by the coding sequence ATGAATCTTCTAGATATAAAAGACCCTCAATTCTTAAAAGATTTATCCGTCAAAGAACTTAACGAATTATCATCAGATATTCGTTCTTTTTTGATTGATGAAATATCAAAAACAGGTGGACATCTAGCTTCTAACTTAGGGGTTGTTGAACTGACCATTGCCATTCATAAAGTTTTTAATTCTCCCATTGATCGAATCGTGTTTGATGTAGGACACCAATCATATGTACATAAAATACTAACAGGGAGAGCCAAAGATTTTTCAAGTCTAAGACAGTTTAATGGTTTATCAGGCTATCAAAAAGTTGATGAGTCAGTTCATGACCATTGGGAAGCAGGACATTCTTCAACAGCTATATCAGCCATTTCTGGTTTTGAAGTTCTTAGATCTGAAAAAAATGAAAATTATAAAAACATCGCTGTGGTTGGGGATGGTTCTTTAAATAGTGGGTTGTCTTTTGAGGCTTTAAATTTCTTGGGTCACTCTAAACTAAAACCCATCATTATTTTGAATGATAATGACCAATCAATATCTAAAAATGTCGGTCGTTTAAATAAAATACTTAACAAGATGCGTTCTTCTAAATTTTATGCAATGGCTAAAAAATCAAGAAGAAGATTACCCAAATTCATCTATAATTTAAAGGTAAGAACCGCCAATATGATTAGGGGCTTTGCCAATAATATCACAATATTTGATGAATTAGGCTTTTCATACTATGGGCCTATAGATGGCCATGATATGAAAACACTATTAAAATTCTTAGAAATAGCTAAAAATAAAAACAAACCAGTCGTCTTACATGTTGTCACAACAAAGGGTAAGGGTTACAAACCTGCAGAAGAAGATCAATCTGGCTTATGGCATGGTGTTGGTCCTTTTAATAAAGATACAGGCTTACCTATCCAGAAAAAAGAAGATAATCAAGCATCATGGAGTAATATAGTATCAGACTATATGATGCATTATGCAAAAAAACATGATGATTTTAAAATTATTGTTCCAGCCATGATTTTAGGTTCAGGTTTGAGTGACTTTGAAGAAACCTATCCTGATAAATTAATTGATGTGGGTATATGTGAGTCATTCTCAGTATGTTTTTCAGCTGCTTTATCTAAAGACTTACAAGTATTTTTACCTATTTACTCATCATTTTTACAAAGAGCTTATGACCAAGTTGTTCACGATTTAACAAGACAGAATTTAAAAATAGTCATGGGCATAGATCGAGCCGGTGTCGTTGGTGGCGATGGGGACACACATCAAGGTATCTATGATATTGCCTTTTTAAAACATATACCGAATATTGAAATAGTACAACCTTCTAACGCTGTTGAAGCATGGCAATTATTTGATTATGCCTTTCATCACGCAAAACATTCAATAGCCATTAGATATTCTAGGAATTCAACAAAAATCTACATGAATGAAAACTATGAACCCATCCTAAAACCCCTATGGAAAACATATTTAAATGACGGTCAATACAACTTAATTGCTTACGGAGATAACTTTGTTCGTATGCAAAAGTATATTGAGGAGAATCAATTAAAGATTAATTTATACAATGCTTTGTTTATAAAGCCTATGGACTTAGATACTTTAAATCTTATTATTAAGTCTCAATTACCGACATTTGTATTAGAAGATGTCACAAAAATTAGTGGCTTAGGATCATCGATTTTAGAGTATTTGTCAGACACTGATCAATCACTAAAAGTGAAAATACTAGCTCTACCAGATGTCTTTATTGAGCATGGATCACAAAAAGAAATTTATAAAAAATATCAACTTGATGAGGAAAGTATCATACAAACAATCCTTCAATCATAG
- the xseB gene encoding exodeoxyribonuclease VII small subunit — translation MSKPTFEENLKSLELIVKKLESGDLSLDESVKIYNEGIELAKECHKELKDAEQIIVKLMNDDQLEDFNQE, via the coding sequence ATGAGTAAACCAACTTTTGAAGAAAATCTAAAGTCATTAGAACTTATAGTAAAGAAACTAGAATCAGGAGATTTATCACTTGATGAATCTGTTAAAATTTATAATGAGGGTATAGAACTAGCTAAAGAATGTCATAAAGAATTAAAAGACGCTGAACAAATCATTGTTAAATTAATGAATGATGATCAATTAGAGGATTTCAATCAAGAGTAG